The sequence below is a genomic window from Setaria italica strain Yugu1 chromosome IV, Setaria_italica_v2.0, whole genome shotgun sequence.
AGACAACACTCACATTGTCACAGTAAACAACAGTGGCTGAACCAAGCGGGACATGAAGCTCATGAAGAAGTTGGCGCAGCTAGCAACACTCTGCCACAGCATGAGCCATAACATGATACTCTGCCTCAACACTGGAATGAGAGACCGTGGTCtgacgcttggaggaccaagacaccagattgtcaCCGAGGTAGATGCAGAAGCCGATGGTGGAGCATCGAGAGTCTGGACAGCCAGCCTAGTCAGCGTCAGAGTAGGCAGTTAGAGATTGAACAGAGCCACAGCCAATGTGAAGCCCGGAGGAgagcgtgcccttcacataACGTAGGATGTGCTTGATCAGGGCCATACGGGGCTCACGTGGGTcgtgcatgaagaggcacatcTGCTGAATTGCATACACCAGGTCAGGTTGAGTCAGggtgaggtactgaagagcCCCAGCAAGACTCCGATACTCAGAGCTGTCCTGGAGTTTAGCGTCGTCGTGTGCcgaaagcttggcatgagtgtcaacgggagtcgcagtagagtgacactcagccatgccagcacACTGAAGAAGATCCAGGGTGTACTATCGCTGAGATAGGAACATGACTTGGGAGGAACGCATGACGGAGATACCAAGGAAGTGGTGTAGGTTGCCAAGATCTGTCATGGCGAACTCAGAGTGAAGGCGCCCCATGATGTGCTGAAGAAGAGTTGAGGACGAGGCGGTGAGGAtgatgtcgtcgatgtagagcagcaggtAGGCGAGGCTCGGCCCCTCTCTATAGACAAACAGGGAGGTGTCGGAGGTAGAGGCGACGAAGCTAAGCTGGTGAAGGAAGGAGGTGAACCGCTAGTACCACGCCCTTGGGGCCTACTTCAATCCATATAAGGACTTCTGCAGGAGATAGATGTGATTTGGGGAGGTAGGGTTGACGAAGCTGGGAGGCTGCTGGCAGTAGATAGTCTCCGCGAGGTGTCCGTGAAGAAACGCATTCTTCACGTCCAGCTGGTGGATTGGCCAGGCGCAAGGAGTGGTGATGCTGAGGATGGTCTGTATCATCGCCGGTTTGACAACCAGATTGAAGGTATCGTCATAGTTGATGCCGTGGTGCTAGAAGAAGCCGCGAACGACCCAGCGCACCTTGTGTCAAGCAAGGGACCCATCAGCATGGAACTTATGCCagaagatccacttgcccgaCACGACATTGGCACCGGGCGGCTGCGGGACGAGGCACCAGGTGTCATTATCGATGAGGGCCTGGAACTCGTCGACCATGGCAGCATGCCAGTTGGTGTCAGCTAGAGCATTACGGTAGTTTGCCAAAATCAGAGAGGGCGAAGAAGAAGTCGAGGCTGTCAGGCCCTAGAAGTTCACTCGCTGGATGGCCCCATCCACAAACCGAGTGATAGGGCGTGAAGGAGCAGCGGGTCCTAGGGTCGCTAGGGCCGCGGACGAGGGAGAAATTTGTAACCCGCTCGCAGGCGCACCAAGATCTGCTGCAATCGGAGCAGTTGAAGCAGTTGGGAGCACGGGCGGCGCGATCGCGGTTGGAGTAGTCGGGAGCGCGCTCTCGGGCACTGCGGTCGCGGTCGCAGTCGGGAGCGTGCCCGCACGCACCGCGGTCGCGGTCAGAGCAGTCGGGAGCGCAACTGCGCATTGCGCGGTTGCGGTCGGAGCAGTTGGGAGCGCGCCCACGTGCACCGTGGTCGCGGTCGGAGCAGTTGGGAGCGCTGCAGTCACGGTTAGGGCTGCACCCGAGCATGGCGCGGTCACCGTTGGAGCAGTTGGGAGCGTGCCCGCATGTGGCGCGGTCGTGGTCGGAGCAACTGGGAGCACGCCTGCGCGCACCGCACTCACGGTCGGAGTAGTCGGGAGCATTACGGTTGTGGCCGGGGCTGCACCCGCGTATGGCGCGGTCGTGGTCAAAGCAGTCGGGgcacgcacgcgcgcgccgcggtcGCGGTCGGAAGCGATGCGGTTGCGGTCAGAGCAATCGGGAACGCGGTGGAGAGCGGCGACCCGCCCGCAGATAGAGTGGGGTACACGGTCGGCTCGTGTAACAGGATGGATGGGTCGTCATTAGTgagttcctgcaaaacaactgGTGAGGGCCACGGTGGCTCAACGTCTGATGACGGAGCAATTGAGGTGGAAGTAGGAACATCGGAGGGGCTCGACAAAAGGAAGTCGAGCTGCGATGGGTGTGTAGAgtaggaggagaagggaaagatgGACTCGTCGAAGACAATATGGTGAGAGATGATGACTTGACAGGTGGACAAGTCAAGGCAGCAGTACCCCTTGTGAGACGAGGGATAACCAAGGAAGACATAGGCTACAAAGTGAGGAGCAAGCTTATGGCGTGCTATGGCTGAGAGGTTGGGGTAGCAAAGACAACCAAAGACATGCAAGTGAGAGTACTCGAGAGGCTGCGAGTAGTAGAGGATGTAGGGGATGTCATTCTGAATGGCAGAACAGGGGCGCCAGTTTAGAAGATAGGTGGCGGTGGTGAGCGCCTCGACCCAATATGGGGCAGCCATGGAGGCGTGAATGAGCAATGTGCGAGTGACATTATTAAGTGTGCGGAGGACACACTCAGCTTTCCCATTCTGGGGAGAAGTGTAGGGACACAAGAGGTGCAGGTGGATACCTCGAGAAGTTAAGAAAGATGTGAGAGTCCTATTGACAAACTCAGTCCCGTTGTTAGCCTGGATGCTGTGAACGGGAAGACTAAATTGCATTGAGTATAGGCACAGAAGTCGGTGATGTATGAGGTGACTTCAGACTTGTGGACTAGAGGAAACGTCCAGCAAAAATGTGAGAAGTCATCCAGAATAACTAGGTAGTAGCGATAACCAGAAACGCTAGATACCagagaagtccaaacatcacagcGAACTAACTCAAAGGGAGCAGAACTACAAGAGCTAGAATGAGAGAAAGGTAACCGCACATGTTTCCCTAAATGATATGAATGAGGTNNNNNNNNNNNNNNNNNNNNNNNNNNNNNNNNNNNNNNNNNNNNNNNNNNNNNNNNNNNNNNNNNNNNNNNNNNNNNNNNNNNNNNNNNNNNNNNNNNNNNNNNNNNNNNNNNNNNNNNNNNNNNNNNNNNNNNNNNNNNNNNNNNNNNNNNNNNNNNNNNNNNNNNNNNNNNNNNNNNNNNNNNNNNNNNNNNNNNNNNNNNNNNNNNNNNNNNNNNNNNNNNNNNNNNNNNNNNNNNNNNNNNNNNNNNNNNNNNNNNNNNNNNNNNNNNNNNNNNNNNNNNNNNNNNNNNNNNNNNNNNNNNNNNNNNNNNNNNNNNNNNNNNNNNNNNNNNNNNNNNNNNNNNNNNNNNNNNNNNNNNNNNNNNNNNNNNNNNNNNNNNNNNNNNNNNNNNNNNNNNNNNNNNNNNNNNNNNNNNNNNNNNNNNNNNNNNNNNNNNNNNNNNNNNNNNNNNNNNNNNNNNNNNNNNNNNNNNNNNNNNNNNNNNNNNNNNNNNNNNNNNNNNNNNNNNNNNNNNNNNNNNNNNNNNNNNNNNNNNNNNNNNNNNNNNNNNNNNNNNNNNNNNNNNNNNNNNNNNNNNNNNNNNNNNNNNNNNNNNNNNNNNNNNNNNNNNNNNNNNNNNNNNNNNNNNNNNNNNNNNNNNNNNNNNNNNNNNNNNNNNNNNNNNNNNNNNNNNNNNNNNNNNNNNNNNNNNNNNNNNNNNNNNNNNNNNNNNNNNNNNNNNNNNNNNNNNNNNNNNNNNNNNNNNNNNNNNNNNNNNNNNNNNNNNNNNNNNNNNNNNNNNNNNNNNNNNNNNNNNNNNNNNNNNNNNNNNNNNNNNNNNNNNNNNNNNNNNNNNNNNNNNNNNNNNNNNTTCAGGAGGCACCAAACCCGCCTGGTCCCATGTTGGTGCCGGAGTGGGCGCCTGAACGGGGGCGTAGGTGGCTTGGGCCTGCAGAGGAGGGCCGAGGAGACTATGGGTGCCAGTGGACCAGCCCCAACTGCCTTGACTGCCGGCCTGCTAGAAGCCTAGAGTGCCGCAGGAGCCAACCCCCGGACTGAAGCAAAACCATGGGCTGGTGGGCTGTAGGGGCCCGCCGCCGTgggaaccgccgccgccggagggtTCCTAGAAGCCACTACCCCATCTTCTGCTGCCACTTCATCTTGCCGTTGCTGCCGTCGGTGTGGCCGccactgctgctgccgctggcaCCGCcactggtgccgccgccggtctgAGCAGAGCTAGACGGCGGGCGACACCCACCCGTACAGCCGGAGGAGATCGACGACAAAGAAGAGTTCCTGGTAAGGAGGGCAGTGGAGTTGGAGACCTTCTCCTCGTTGGCGAGGCGAAGTTCCTTCAGGGTGAGCATGTCCCACGCTTGGGCGAAAGACGGGAAGCCGAGGGTGGAGTTGGCGATGTCGTCGGCGGTGTTGGAGAAGTGTGGGCTGAGGCCGCGAAGAAGGTTCAAGACAAGTTGGGAGTCCTGAATAGGATGGCTTATGTCGCGAAGGGTGTCGGCGAGAGTCTTCATGCTACTGCAATACTCGGTGATGGAGGAGTCGACCTGCATCATGGAGTGGAAATCTTGGCTGAGGAAGATCGTCCTGGATTGCTTGTTGGTGCGGAAGAGTCCCTCGATGATGAGAGTTCCTGGGCGGTCTGGTCGTCATCGGTCATGGCGAGGTTGAGGACAGAGTCATCGATGGAGCCGAAGAACGAGGACAGACACATcaatccgcttgatcccagTCAGGGTCCTGGGGATGAGGAGCCACCATGCCATAGATGTGCGACCGGAGGCCGAACTTGCCacacatggacttgaagaaggacgccCATCCGAAGTAGGCGTTGGACTTCATCATCAGCATCACGGGTACGTGAGACTTGACGGAGATGGTGGCATAGGGGTGGACggcttgcggcggcgccgggtacATGATGAAGCCACCACCGCCGTTGCTGGGCGCATCACTGGCAGAAGGAGCTTGGGGCGCACTGCCAGAGGAGCCGCCggtgctgttggaggtatgccctagaggcaatcatagagatgatgatattccattgtatccatgatttagaTTGTGTTCCtcgaatatccattaaaggctacttgaattcatttgcaattatgtgaattgtgtgtttttacttgtatggttattctaaaagttatccctagtcggagtacatgcgaggacacacatgaatattagagtaacacatgtattagttgatgactatgcttcacaagtcatggacatggagatgtcaaacttataatgtgggcacgtagagacatgtgctaggactgacccaacgtgagttacatagttctctgtTTATACAACGTGTACACTTTGTCcctagacctgagattgtcgcatgtactcaagatgtggatcaacttacttagggggctatcaaacgctacaccgtaactgggtagttatgaaggtagcttttgggtttgtcaagaagcatgctgtgaggcatggtcagtcaagatggaatttgcccctctctacttgagagatatatctctaggcccctcgagtgatcggatccggaaatgcatggtcacgctacgtgaggttaagagttaacctagagagGGATTTCCTATCACAGGATCCAGAAAGagaggtcggcttggagctagaccaaatatcgtgaggcaaagggaatagcatgtacgtgatgttgtgatagttcgtctgatatgatctttgtgtgtgtataggagttggcacgtcctGCTTTAGGCCACTAccaactattggccgagtaggagtactcgcaccatgtctatacgtatacgaacctatagggtcacacactaaAGGGGCCACAAGCCCAATGAGGATATGATCCGTATTGGACCAGGTTTaagagtactaatgggcctcggacctagaggcccgtcaggaacccctatgtATTGAGGGGTGGGGACGGCTTAGGGTTTGATCTCTTTTCGCACGAGCAACAGCCAAACCTCCCACGCCCTTACCTTGTTGCCCTCACGGACCTAGCAATTcagcttgtgacgcttccttcCCGCACGTGTGAATACCTTGgtggtgttgcatctgcagcacttggatgagccgctaCACGAGAGCTTGACGAGCCGATGAGGAGCCTGATGAGCTGGTGAGGAGCTTGACGAGCCATCGCACGAGGAGGATgtcgctgcacgtggatgagctgttgGATGTGGAGGTTTCGACCACGCTACCCTGACCTGGTGATTGACTACACTGCTCCGACGCGCTTCATCAACTTCCGCATCTGCACGTCTAGTGGTAATCATGTGATCTATAACAGCAGTATTCCTGGTTTACgcagtagaaaattttattttgtgctagcgtagcctacctagTAACCCTTCACGTGCCAAGTGGTGGCACAGATGCACCGCCGTTGGCAGTAGGGGGTGGTCTAGCAGCAGGAGCGGTGGTGTCGCCGGATACAGAGGAGTCGGCGGAGGACATGGCGCACGAtaagggggggggggaggcGCCGGATAGGGAGGTGCAGCGGAGggtgggtggcggtggcgtAGCAGGGGGGTGCTGCCTAGGTTTGCGCAGATTAGGGGGGAGGcgcagggagaggagaggaggcccacgatctaatctcgtgataccatgtagagaagtagatgggaaacaccatACTCCCTAATAGGGGAGGTGACCTCTGTATATATAtcgccaatatggcttggagtacaaggaatacatcaagtgtacaaggaaagaatAAAAACAtcataatatacacatatacttcctaatacaaGTAAATTACCTTTCTCAATCAATCTTTTAGAATTATTCATGATGATAATACTAACAGATGCATCCATTGAAAAAATAGGATCAGATTGGGAAATAGGTAAAGTGCTTGCATGTTGTACCTTATTGGGCATGTTGGAGAAGTATATCGCCAATATGGCTTGAAGTACAAGGAATatatcaagtgtacaaggaaagaataaaaatatcataatatacacatatacttcctagtACAAGTAAATTACCTTTCTCAATCAATTTTTTAGAATTATTCATGATGATAATACTAACAGATGCATCCATTGAAAAAATAGGATCAGATTGGGAAATAGGTAAAGTGCTTGCATGTTGTACCTTATTGGGCATGTTGGAGAAGCATGGACTGAGTCCACAGGAATCGAAAGTTCCAATTTTTGAAAGCTAGATGGATTTTTTTAGAATCACCAGAAATTACTGAAAACTTTCATTATAATGCCTTCCCCTTGTTCTCAGAGGTTTGATCTCCATCATCTTGATGCTCCTTCTTAGCCAAACCTAATTTGGCTATGGTTTGTTGTTCATCACTGATAGAATAATCTCTTGATAGCTTGCCTCTTGACAAATCCAGTACAGCTGA
It includes:
- the LOC105914207 gene encoding putative lysozyme-like protein, which codes for MMQVDSSITEYCSSMKTLADTLRDISHPIQDSQLVLNLLRGLSPHFSNTADDIANSTLGFPSFAQAWDMLTLKELRLANEEKVSNSTALLTRNSSLSSISSGCTGGCRPPSSSAQTGGGTSGGASGSSSGGHTDGSNGKMKWQQKMG